The sequence below is a genomic window from Carassius auratus strain Wakin chromosome 42, ASM336829v1, whole genome shotgun sequence.
ctctctctctctctctttctctctctctctctctatcactctctctctctctctctctctctctctctctgtgcgtacGTACGAGTGTAGTGGGGCGTCTGAGCGTGCTGGTTAGAGCGAGCGTGTAAATTGAGcattttgaaagtgttttcttatttttttttttttttctcctctttgttcttaataataattgttttaagatTATTGAGTATTTGAAGCTGCTCGCGGCTTTTGTCGCGTGTCGGTATGGCCTCTGAAGTTAGTCAGGGAGTCTCACACCTGTCGTTGCGTAATGGCTGCAGGTGTGTACCTGaacttggcgtgagcgtggaggaTGTTCTCGTGGTGGTGGGAGAAATTATAGGCTTCGACAATATTCTCTCAGCATCGCGGATGAACAAAGCAGTCATCGTGTTTTTAAAAACAGAGCAGTTAGTTCACCAGGTGACTGAGAATGGATTATGGATTAAGGAAATGTTTGTGCCCGTTACTCCTTTAACGGCTCCGGCAACTAAAGTCACTATTTCCAATGTACCGCCTTTTGTCTCGAATGAGGCGATTGTTAAAGAATTAACCCGATACGGTAAAATCGCAAGTCCGGTCAGAAACATTCCATTAGGATGTAAAAACACTGATCTCAAACACGTTTTGTCATTTAGGAGAcaagtgttaatgtttctgacTTCATCGGAGCGCACATTAGAGATCTCGTTCCGTGTAAGTCATGGAGATGGATCATATATGCTGTATGCAAGTACTGACAATCTAAAGTGCTTTGCTTGTGGAAATATAGGCCACAAACGCTTCTCCTGTCCCAATAAAACAGCGGATGTTGAGCAGCAGCTGCCTGTTAATGCGACTGAAAACGGATCAGCTCATCGCAATGATACCAGTGATACTGAGGATAATACGACAGTAGCACAGGATAAACAACTACCTAAGAAACCGAACAAAAGGCCGTTAGGGGAGGTCTACGGGCACAATGAGGTGAGTGAAAGCAATGCTGATGTGGATGTGGAGAGTAGTGAGCAGGCTGGATGCAGTTCTGCGATTGTTATAACTGAAAATGATGATGTTgagaaagcaaaagaaaatgaGTGTGTATCTCAGACTGGTATACAAGTAGCTGAGCAATGCTCGGTGGATGATATGGATGGGTTATCTCAGTACACAGATGATAGTGTGAAAGATGATGGGCATTGGTCTGAAGGGTCAGAAATGTCAAAAGTAGAGACAGAAGGATTGTACACTGTGGCACAAATTAATACTTTCCTGGATGAGACAAAAGGTAGAAGCACGGAAGTGAGTGAATTTTTCCCAGATCTGGATAAGTTTATCTCTTCTGTAATGTGGGCAAGGAAAAGTTGCAATAATGATGAGCTATCACAACAGAAacgttttaggttaaaaaaacatataactgATATTCGTAAAAAGTCTAAGACAGGGAAAGGGAAACcaaaaagaggaaaatataacTAATTACTATGGCTAATACACATCTTTCTGACTGTtctttttctaatctttttccCTCTTATGGAAACCTTACGCGTGGGATCCCTAAATGTTAATGGGATGAGGGATAAGAGTAAAGCTGATACAGTGTTAGAATTCATCAAGTTAAAGAAATTAGATGTAATTTTCTTACAAGAAACTCATAGTGATGTAAACAATGAGGTTGACTGGCGATTGTGGTGGAGGAATGAATGTGTGCTCACACATGGGACTAACCTGAGTGCAGGAACTGCTATTCTCTTTTCTCCCTCTATAAAAGCCAAAGTTTTGGGAAAAAAGGAAATTGAACCAGGAAGATGTTTAGCAGTTAAGGTTGATTTAAATGGTCTTGTCTTCACGTTTGTGAGTGTATATGCACCTAATATAGGAGCTgagagaattattttttttaacaaattgaaaGTGTTTTTAGGACAACAGCAAGGTAATGGTTTTACTATCTTAGCTGGAGACTGGAACTGCACACTTAATGCCTTGCTTGATAGAAATGGAGAAGAACCCCATTTTCAGTCACCAACAGTacttgaaaatgttattaaaacctCCAATCTTACTGATATATGGAGAGAAAATAATCCCTCTGTTAAACAATATACATGGGTAAAGGTTAGTGATGGGAGGATTTCAGCAGCACGACTGGATAGACTGTACTTATCTAATAGTATGAAAAGTAGAATTATTAATACAGCTATTGTCCCTGCATCCTTCACTGATCACAAATTAATCACTATTGACTGTAACTTTGAATTCTAAGAAAAACAGAAGTGTTTACTGGCATTTTAATGTCAAATTGTTACAAGACCGGAGTTTTTGtgaatcttttaaacatttttgggagacctggaaaaaagagaaaataagattTGATAGTGTTATTCTTTGGTGGGAAGTTGGAAAAGTTCATATAAGGGAATTTTGTCAGCAGTATACATCTCACTCTAATTTTAGTTTGAAACGGTCTCTGGAATGGCTTGAAAGAGAAATCCTtgccattgaaaaaaatatgatagGAGATCTTTCTTCCAATGTAAATGAGTGGTCTGAGAAGAAATTAAAATTGAGCTctatattaaatgaaaaggttAAAGGAGCTCTTGTGAGAAACCGATTCCTATCAATAAAGGATATGGACAgtcccacctctttttttttcaatctggAACGCAAGAGTGTGCAAGTTAACCAAATGTATAACCTGAAGAATGACAATGGACAATGTACATCTGAACCTGTGGAAATGCGTAGACTAGCAGTGAATTTCTATTCACATTTATACTCACCTGAGGACATAGACATTCCGATACAAAATGGATTCCTACAAGATCTTCCTTGTTTAAATGAAGAAGATAAGAAAGCACTGGAATCTGGATTAACCTTTGCGGAATTAAGTGATGCCGTAACGGGTCTTTCATTGGGTCGTACCCCAGGCATAGATGGACTTCCTGGTGAATTTTATAAGCATTTCTGGACAACACTTGGATCTGATTTATTTGAGGTGCTAAAGGAATGTAATCGTACTGGTTTTCTACCAAAGAGCTGCCAACGGGCTGTATTAACATTGCTTCCAAAAAAAGGTGATCTTACCCTGTTAAAGAACTGGAGACCTTTGGCAATCCTCTGCACTGAATACAAACTTTTATCAAAGTGCCTTGCCAACAGATTGaacaaaatattgttcaaaattatACACAAAGATCAATCTTACTGTATAAAAGACAGATGTATTGCTGATAATTTGCATCTAGTACGTGATGTTATTGATTATGCAATGTGTAATAATATAGATGTTGGAATACTGTCACTAGATCAGGAGAAAGCGTTTGATCGTGTTGATCATCAATATCTTTTTAAAGTATTAGAAGCTTTTGGGTTTGGAGAGGAATTTAGGAAAATGATAAAGTTGTTGTACAATAATGCTACATGTATGGTAAAGATAGCAGGAGGCCTAAGTGTCCCTGTTAAGGTACAGAGGGGTATCAGACAAGGATGCCCACTTTCTGGTCAGCTTTACAGCTTAGCTATTGAACCTCTTCTATGTAAACTAAGAGAGAGTTTAATGGGTTTGAAGGTACAAGGtgctatttttaatgattttgtaaaAGTTTCAGCTTATGCTGATGACATTACTGTTGTTTTAAGGAATGTTAACGATGTTCAGGTTTTaaaagagattttattaagttatggTAAAGCTTCATCTGCAAAAGTAAACTGGGCAAAAAGTGATGCAATGTGGTGTGGTCTAGACCATAACACTCCAGCTCTCCCAGGTAATTTAAAATGGGGAAAATCTGGGTTAAAATATTTGGGGGTGTTTTTAGGAAGGGAGGATTATAAGAGACAGAATTGGGAGGGCCTGGTGGAGAAGGTGTGTGCTCGGTTGTCTTGCTGGCATTGGCTGCTACCCCAGTTATCCTATAGAGGAAGAGCCCTGGTCTGCAACAACCTTGTAGCCTCAACGCTATGgcacaaaatgaacattctggAACCTCCTGAAGATTTGGTTGTAAAAATCCAAAAACGCTTAACAGACTTTTTTTGGTCCGGTAACCACTGGATAAGAGCATCAACTTTGTTTCTGCCCAGACAAGAAGGTGGACAAGGACTAGTGGATGTAAAAAGCAGAATTAAGACTTTCAGACTACAGACAGTAAAAAGATTTCTCTACGGATTGGATGTAAGCTGATCTGGAGTAGCTTCTGCCCTCCTTAGAAGAGCAGGAGGGATGGGGCTGGATAAACACTTGTTTCTTCTGGACATTCAACATGTTGATTTGACTGGATTAACTTCCTTTTATCACTCAGTGTTCAAAGCCTGGAGGACTTTTAATATCACAAGAGACATCACGGATGAGGGGGGTCACTGGTCAAGGGAGGAACCCCTAATATACAATTCTATGGTGGACTCAGCGATCCTAAAATCACCATCGATGAGGAATCTTTTAAAGGCTGCAGGAGTTGTAAAGATTGGACATTTAATAACTTCAGATGGATGGATGACTCCTGAAATGCTAGCTTCCAAGATTGGAATAAGATCAATTCGTCGGACACAAAAACTGCTAAATGAAATTCTCGAGAGCCTATCAACAGATTTTAAACGCAGTGTGGAAACAAATGAAGATATGGACTTAACTTTTCCTGAACTAAGAATAATTCTGGATGTGGGTATATTTGAAGAAAAGGAGGGGTCTTTGTTGACTTTCAAGACACCTAAACTGAACGGTTTCAGTAAAACTGAGAAGAAAGCACTGTACGCCACATGTGTAAAAGTTTCACACTCTCAGTCTTTAGGAGGAGTTAAAGAGTCGAAATGGCAAGAGCTATTCGGATCAGGCTCTTCCCCGAAGGGTTGCTGGAGGGCCTTGTATAAGCCTCCCATTGAAAAAAGGTCCGGAGACCTTCAGTGGAGAGTTGTGCATGGGTTAATAGCTACAAACAGATACAGAGCACACCTCGATCCCCAGGTTCAGGAGGGATGTCCTTTTTGTGGGATGACTGAAAcggtttttcatttatttcttcaatGTGGGAGGCTTGTGCCATTATTTTCTCAATTAGAAGAATGGTGCACTGTTTTGGGAGAAGTGTTTTCAcccatgttatttatatatggacCGAAGTATAACAGAAACAGAAAGCAGATccatgttttgcttaattttttgtttggGCAAGCAAAAATGGGAATATGGATTTCacgtaaaagcaaaataaataatgctgtgTCAACTGAtgcaatgttaattttaaaagggTTAATTAAAACTAGATTAAAGGTGGAATATGCATACTATTCCTTGGTTAAAGACCTGGAGACTTTCAATCACATTTGGGGAGTTAACCAGTGCATATGTGAATCTGATTTTGATGGTGCTttgcaaatgtatatttaattgtgctaTTGCCTTCCTTTGTTTTCTGCGCTATTTATTAtcatatgtttgtgttttaaataactttttaatctaTGTAAGGTTTAACTAAACcttgaatattttgtaataaaagggGGGTTAAAGTCAAAAAGTCTGTTGTTCTGCTGGCTGATCCTCTTCTTCTGGATGTTTCAGCATCTGCAGGCTCCAGCGGTGGACTGTGAGGCGCTGATGGAGATGATCTGTGCTCGCTGCATGACTCGAGCGCCGTTCCTCTGGACGTATGCCGATCATTTTGCAGGTGGAGCAGTTTCTGTCTGTAGGACGTGCTCGTGTGTTTGTACATTGCTGAAGATCAGTTTAGCTTTTTAAAATCTATGTATGAAGATATTTCTGTGGATCTCTGCTGATGACACACTATAGTCACTGCATCATTGCTTCAGTACAAGAACTCTATTTAAATGGTATCTGTTTTTGTGTTCTTCTAGTTTCTCCCGTAAATAAAGAAGGCCTTTGTAAAGAGCAGACAGATGCTGGTGTGATGTCAGATGAAAAGGGAAAGTGTTTCCACACAAGTGTCCACGATGTGTCCTCAGCGAGTCTGTGCTCTCAGCCGGAGGAAGCGGTGAGAAACAGCATGTTGTGTGATTAACCTGAGTCCAGTGCAAACATGATTTGATCCAGACAGTGTGATtgagtgtggtgtgtgttcaTCAGACGTCTGGAGCCGCAGGCCGCATGTCCAGCCCTGATCCAGTGACCGATCTACAGCTCTCCAAAGCCACCCAATGTGTTTTAAATGAGCTCAAGGCCAAAGACGCAGCGAGAGCGAGAGCCGGCTCGGTGTTCTGGCCTTATTTCTGGAGAGCCAAACTCTGCACATGTACCGACTGCAAGGTGCGTTTCAGCtctgttttaaaaacaaacttttattctAGAGGATCATAAatggttgattgacaaatgtaGCAAAATTGTATCCCTATGAGAGTCTTTTTTCTGTACTGATGTTTCTGTACtgatttttatgtgaaatatgttTAGAGGATGTATGTAAAGACGGGCGTTCCTTTCCTGCTGGACGAGTCGGACACACTGCTGGCTCATGAGGAGAAAGCCAAAGCTGAAACACTGACGAGTGAAGACCTGCTGCTGTCCTGCATCTCCTCCCTGAACCACGTGCAGCAGCTCGAGATCATTCAccgtaagagagagagagagagtgtgtgtgtgtgagagagagagagagagtgtgtgagagagagagagagagtgtgtgagagagagagagagagagagagagagagtgtgagagagagagggagagagtgtgtgtgagagagagagagtgtgtgtgtgtgagagagagagagagagagagagagagagtgtgtgtgtgagagagagggagagagtgtgtgagagagagagagtgtgtgagagagagagagagagagagagagagagagagagagtgtgtgagagagagagagtgtgtgagagagagagagagagagagagagagagagagagtgtgtgtgagagagagagagtgtgtgtgtgtgagagagagtgtgagagagtgtgagagagagagagagtgtgtgtgtgagagagagagagtgtgtgtgtgtgagagagagtgtgagagagtgtgagagagagagagagtgtgtgtgtgagagagagagagtgtgtgtgtgtgtgagagagagagagagagagagtgtgtgtgagagagagagagtgtgtgtgtgagagagagagagagagtgtgtgtgtgtgtgagagagagagagagagagagagagtgtgtgtgtgtgagagagggagagagtgtgtgtgtgtgtgagagagggagagagtgtgtgtgtgtgagagagagggagagagtgtgtgtgtgagagagagtgtgagagggagagagtgtgtgagagagagcgggagagagtgtgtgtgagagagagtgtgtgtgtgagagagagagagagagagagtgtgtgtgagagagagtgtgtgtgtgagagagagagggagagagtgtgtgagagagagagagtgtgtgtgtgtgtgagagagagagagagagtggtccTGTTATTTAAACATCTGTtaatttaatgtcttttaaagaagtctcttctgttcaccaaatctgcatttaatggttccataaatacagtaaaacccgTAATATTGTGACATTTCTTTACAATGTAAATcatcagttttctgtgtgaatctgtgttaaagtgtaatgtatttctgtgatgcacagctgtattttcagcatcattcctccagtcttcagtgtcacatgatcttcagaatagGGGTGGGCGATACATCGTTTAGACGATAATATCCAAATTGATGTCTGGGCGATATGCAAAATTGGGATATCgaatatttcataatttgtaCAATCTGACCTCCCAAACATGAAAAGATCTGAAGgaagttaaagagaaaacaaataacGCACATAACCTTCTAAACAATTATATGTAGCGATTTTAATAATGTAGGGGTttgcttgactttttttttttttttttacaaaatcatgATCGTTCCTCAATGCGTAAGCTGCTACTAATTTGCAACACAACTACGGAGTTCTTAGTTGAAGCAACAATCCAAAACATAGAGTAAAGCGGATGTACGATTAATAAAATAGCTGCTAGAAAAGGCAAAATATGCCTTGTTTGCGGAAAACTAAAGCCTAAAGTTAAAAAGTTTTTCTTAAATGTCTGTGGCATCCTCAACTTTTTTTAAAGAGGTACTCACATTGTTGTTAGTCTATTACTAATAGAGGACTGTTTGCAAAgcacaaatttaatttattacgtACAAATATTGTACTGAAAAAGCACTGttcttgtattaaaataaatatttagtagaGTAACTTGGTTCATGTTTAAATCAATAATGTCTCATCTTTATGTGCTAGTAATTCCATACAACAATAGGTCAAAAGACCAACTGGACCTTCTTTGCCACTTTACACACATTTCTTTAAAGGATTGCTAAATTATCATCTGAATATCGATATcgagatattgaaaaaaaatatttgtcaataTCGCCCACACCTACTTcagaagaaaagaaacatttctgattattatcagtgttgaacacagtcgtACTGAACAATACTTTTGTGGAAATCACCATAAAGTGCATcttatatttgatgaatagaaagaacagcatttatttgaaatagaaattaatgtgacgcatcctttctgaatataaatttacagtattgttcaaaataatagcagtacaatgtgactaaccagaataatcaaggtttttcgtatatttttttattgctacgtggcaaacaagttaccagtaggttcagtagattctcagaaaacaaatgagacccagcattcatgatatgcacgctcttaaggctgtgcaattgggcaattagttgaattagttgaaaggggtgtgttcaaaaaaatagcagtgtggcattcaatcactgaggtcatcaattttgtgaagaaacaggtgtgaatcaggtggcccctatttaaggatgaagccaacacttgttgaacatgcatttgaaagctgaggaaaatgggtcgttcaagacattgttcagaagaacagcgtactttgattaaaaagttgattagagaggggaaaacctataaagaggtgcaaaaaatgataggctgttcagctaaaatgatctccaatgccttaaaatggagagcaaaaccagagagacgtggaagaaaacggaagacaaccatcaaaatggatagaagaataaccagaatggcaaaggctcagccaatgatcacctccaggatgatcaaagacagtctggagttacctgtaagtactgtgacagttagaagacgtctgtgtgaagctaatctattttcaagaatcccccgcaaagtccctctgttaaaaaaaaggcatgtgcagaagaggttacaatttgccaaagaacacatcaactggcctaaagagaaatggaggaacattttgtggactgatgagagtaaaattgttctttttgggtccaagggccacaggcagtttgtgagacgacccccaaactctgaattcaagccacagtacacagtgaagacagtgaagcatgga
It includes:
- the LOC113060374 gene encoding putative E3 ubiquitin-protein ligase UBR7 isoform X1, which translates into the protein MDQCAVDELYEAFAVLAGSDPDHCSYPKGYMKRQAVFACNTCVQSGMDPAGVCLACANTCHDGHDICELYTKRNFRCDCGNEKFPGFTCKLHADKEGQNVKNSYNHNYFGRFCSCDRPYPDEDDQVNEEMIQCIVCEDWFHEKHLQAPAVDCEALMEMICARCMTRAPFLWTYADHFAVSPVNKEGLCKEQTDAGVMSDEKGKCFHTSVHDVSSASLCSQPEEATSGAAGRMSSPDPVTDLQLSKATQCVLNELKAKDAARARAGSVFWPYFWRAKLCTCTDCKRMYVKTGVPFLLDESDTLLAHEEKAKAETLTSEDLLLSCISSLNHVQQLEIIHQYNELKHELREFLQQSADQRQDITPEAFREFLEELQTRKRRRLN
- the LOC113060374 gene encoding putative E3 ubiquitin-protein ligase UBR7 isoform X2, which codes for MDQCAVDELYEAFAVLAGSDPDHCSYPKGYMKRQAVFACNTCVQSGMDPAGVCLACANTCHDGHDICELYTKRNFRCDCGNEKFPGFTCKLHADKEGQNVKNSYNHNYFGRFCSCDRPYPDEDDQVNEEMIQCIVCEDWFHEKHLQAPAVDCEALMEMICARCMTRAPFLWTYADHFAVSPVNKEGLCKEQTDAGVMSDEKGKCFHTSVHDVSSASLCSQPEETSGAAGRMSSPDPVTDLQLSKATQCVLNELKAKDAARARAGSVFWPYFWRAKLCTCTDCKRMYVKTGVPFLLDESDTLLAHEEKAKAETLTSEDLLLSCISSLNHVQQLEIIHQYNELKHELREFLQQSADQRQDITPEAFREFLEELQTRKRRRLN